The genomic DNA CAGGCGCGGGCGCTTCTTGACAAGGTGAGGGACCAGATCGCGAAGGACGGAAAGTCCGAATACCAGTTCATCGAGGTCATGGCCTGCCCCGGTGGATGCGTTGGCGGCGGCGGCCAGTCCTGGGGCAGCAACATCGCGAAACGTGCCCGCAGGGGAGAGGCCCTTTACGAAGAGGACCGCAGTCTGCCACTGAGGCGTTCCCACGAGAACCCCTCCGTTCAGGCGGTGTACGAAAAATATCTCGAGAAACCAAATTCGGAGAAGGCCCACAAACTTCTCCACACTCATTATTATAAAAGGAGTACCGTGGACGGCAAGATACTGCCGAACCAGTAGGTTTGATCGCCAGGTAACTCTGAGGGAGGGATGAAGATGTCAGAAAAGCAATGCCATTGTGCCGAGGTTCAGGAGGAAGAACTCTATCCCCGGCTCGAAGAAGTCATCATGGAACATAAGGGGAAGGGAGAAGACCTCATCATGGTGCTGCACAAGGCGCAGAACCTGTTTGGTTATCTTCCGAGAAGGGCCCAGGAGATGGTCGCGGAAGGCCTCAATGTTTCGCTCAACGAGGTGTACGGCGTCATCACCTTCTACAACTTCTTCTCGACCGTGCCCCAGGGACGCAACAGTGTGAAGGTCTGTCTCGGCACGGCATGCTACGTGAGAGGTTCACAGGAGGTTCTCGACAAGGCCCAGAAGGAACTCGGTATCAAGGTGGGCGGCACGACGGAAGACCGGCGGTACTCCCTCGACGTTGTCCGTTGCATAGGCGCGTGCGGCCTCGCGCCGGCGATGCTGGTCAATGAGGACGTCTACGGGCGGGTCAAGCCACCGCACCTCATGGATGTGCTTGAAAAGTACGAGTAAGGAGGAAGGATAAACATGGAGGTATCTCGCGCTCACATATTGATTTGTGCTGGGGCTGCATGCGTCTCGTCCGGTTGCCGTCAGATCAGGGATGCGGTTGTCAACAAGATCATCGAACAGGGTCTGCAGAATGAGATCAAGGTCATTGAGACGGGTTGCATCGGCTCCTGCGACCTGGGTCCTCTGGCGCTTGTTTACCCGGAAGGGGTTCTCTATCAGAAGCTCACGCCTGCGGACGCCGAAGAAATAGTAACGGAACATCTTCTCAAGGGCAGGATAGTCGAGCGCCTTCTTTACAAGGAGGCGGTAACTGCAAAGACCATCCCCTCGATGAAGGAGATCGATTTCTTCAAGAACCAGGTCAAGATCGTCCTGAGGAACTGCGGTGTCATCAACCCGATGAACATCGAAGAGTATATTGCCCGCGACGGCTATCTGGCCCTCGGCAAGGCATTGACATCGATGACCCGCGAAGAGGTCATCGACGAGGTCCTCAAGTCGGGCCTCCGCGGCCGCGGTGGCGGCGGTTTTCCCACGGGGATCAAGTGGAAGTTCGCCTTTCAGTCCCCCGGCGATGTGAAGTACGTCGTCTGCAACGCCGACGAAGGCGACCCGGGCGCGTTCATGGACCGCAGCGTTCTTGAAGGCGATCCGCACAGCGTCATAGAGGCGATGGCAATAGCCGCGTACGCGATCGGCGCCCAGCAGGGATACGTCTATGCCAGGGCCGAGTATCCCCTTGCCATCGAGCGGCTTAACTGGGCCATCGGGCAGGCGAGGGAATACAAGTTCCTCGGAAAGAACATCCTCGAGACGGGCTTCAATTTCGACCTCGAGATCCGCATCGGCGCGGGCGCCTTCGTCTGTGGCGAGGAAACGGCCCTCATGATCTCCATCGAGGGCAAACGCGGTGAGCCGAGACCGAGACCTCCCTTCCCCGTGGTCAAGGGTCTTTTCAATGCCCCGACGCTCCTCAACAATGTTGAGACATACGCCAATATCCCCGCCATCATCAACAACGGAGCCGCCTGGTATGCCCAGTATGGCACGGAAAAGAGCAAGGGTACGAAGGTCTTTGCCCTCGCCGGCGCCGTTAACAACACGGGCCTTGTCGAAGTGCCCATGGGCACGCCGCTGGGGGACATCGTCTTCAATATCGGCGGCGGCATCAAGGGGGGCAAGAAATACAAAGCCGCGCAGCTCGGTGGTCCTTCCGGCGGCTGTATCCCCATCGATCACCTCAACGTTCCCGTCGATTATGAATCCGTTGCGGAGCTCGGCGCCATCGTCGGGTCGG from Syntrophorhabdus sp. includes the following:
- a CDS encoding NAD(P)H-dependent oxidoreductase subunit E encodes the protein MSEKQCHCAEVQEEELYPRLEEVIMEHKGKGEDLIMVLHKAQNLFGYLPRRAQEMVAEGLNVSLNEVYGVITFYNFFSTVPQGRNSVKVCLGTACYVRGSQEVLDKAQKELGIKVGGTTEDRRYSLDVVRCIGACGLAPAMLVNEDVYGRVKPPHLMDVLEKYE